A genomic stretch from Halalkalibacillus sediminis includes:
- a CDS encoding ATP-dependent RecD-like DNA helicase, producing the protein MDEKSFVKGQLNHMIFHNSEEQFSIASVSVVETNETVEEEELVVKGHFPPLTHGNDYIFYGSMKSHPKFGEQYQVFTYEKELPKTEDNLVKYFSSDLFYGVGKKSAQRIVDTLGINAVEKILKNEAELDQVIGMKKESKQRFIQDLRMNQGFEQVTLELAKYGVGLQMAQKIYQQYQERTIAQLQENPYHFVFTTEGFGFQRADEIAQSLGITHDHPTRIQAAVLHVLEQESSNGHVYVEENYLMEKVMKLLFQGISNTADLGVEDHFKALEEEDLIVKEDTRVYLPQLYYAEEGIASQLTRIIDAKEDETVDESSLLKALGEIEEQESLSYGEEQYEAIKKALEEKVLILTGGPGTGKTTVVQGIITCYDRLFQKHQGVNKSDYILTAPTGRAAKRLSESTGLKAKTIHSLLGWTGENQFEVNAANPLKGKVIIIDEFSMVDVWLANHLLKAIPGDMKVIFVGDEDQLPSVGPGQVLADFIKSDRIPVSHLTEIYRQKEDSFIVQLAHQIKNDQVDDLQLVKKSDFNFIQTRKDQTLAMVENIVRKALDKGYSKKNIQILAPMYRTEVGIHQLNETLQEIFNPESKQKRQIIHFDHIFRTGDKVIQLVNQPEKQVYNGDIGEIVGILKGSETESKKDEIVIDYDGLEVRYTKQDFNQIMHAYAISIHKSQGSEFPIVILPIIRSFKRMLVKNLLYTAITRSKSSLIICGEYEYFLQGVKTENAFERNTSLVERLRHFIEGEMGEEDDEEEITPYDFM; encoded by the coding sequence AAACGACTATATTTTTTACGGCTCGATGAAATCACACCCTAAATTCGGCGAGCAATATCAAGTTTTTACATATGAAAAAGAATTGCCAAAAACAGAAGATAACTTGGTCAAATATTTTTCGAGTGATTTATTTTACGGTGTTGGAAAGAAGTCAGCTCAAAGAATCGTCGATACACTCGGGATCAACGCTGTAGAAAAAATCTTGAAAAATGAAGCTGAACTTGATCAAGTAATTGGTATGAAAAAGGAATCTAAACAGAGATTCATTCAAGACCTACGTATGAATCAAGGGTTTGAGCAAGTCACTCTAGAGCTTGCTAAATATGGTGTCGGGTTGCAAATGGCCCAGAAAATTTATCAGCAGTACCAGGAACGGACAATTGCACAACTACAAGAAAACCCTTATCATTTTGTATTTACTACTGAAGGATTCGGGTTTCAACGCGCTGATGAAATTGCACAATCGCTTGGGATTACCCATGACCATCCGACAAGGATTCAGGCAGCAGTTTTACATGTGTTAGAACAGGAATCATCGAACGGACATGTATATGTAGAAGAAAATTACTTGATGGAAAAAGTGATGAAGTTATTGTTTCAAGGTATTTCAAATACTGCGGATTTGGGTGTGGAAGATCACTTCAAAGCTCTTGAGGAAGAAGACCTCATTGTGAAAGAAGACACCAGGGTTTATTTACCTCAACTTTATTATGCAGAAGAAGGAATCGCCTCTCAATTAACGAGGATTATCGATGCTAAAGAAGATGAGACTGTGGATGAAAGTTCACTCTTAAAAGCTTTAGGGGAAATCGAGGAACAAGAATCACTATCCTACGGTGAAGAGCAATATGAAGCCATCAAAAAAGCATTGGAAGAAAAGGTGCTTATTTTGACGGGAGGACCTGGTACAGGTAAAACAACGGTTGTCCAAGGCATCATCACTTGCTATGATCGACTTTTTCAGAAGCATCAAGGCGTCAATAAGTCGGATTATATTTTAACCGCACCAACGGGAAGAGCCGCGAAAAGGTTATCTGAATCTACTGGGTTGAAGGCGAAGACAATTCATAGTTTACTCGGTTGGACCGGAGAGAATCAATTCGAAGTAAACGCTGCTAATCCATTAAAAGGTAAGGTAATCATCATTGATGAGTTCTCAATGGTTGATGTTTGGTTAGCTAACCATTTATTAAAAGCTATTCCAGGAGACATGAAGGTTATCTTCGTTGGGGATGAGGATCAGCTACCTTCAGTAGGACCTGGTCAAGTTTTAGCAGATTTCATTAAGAGTGATCGTATCCCAGTAAGTCACTTGACTGAAATTTATCGTCAAAAAGAAGACTCTTTTATCGTACAGTTGGCTCACCAAATTAAGAATGATCAAGTGGATGATCTCCAACTTGTTAAAAAGTCGGATTTTAACTTTATTCAAACTAGAAAAGACCAAACTTTAGCTATGGTGGAAAACATCGTAAGAAAAGCTTTAGATAAGGGGTATTCGAAGAAAAACATTCAGATATTAGCCCCGATGTACCGAACAGAAGTCGGTATACATCAATTAAATGAAACTCTTCAAGAAATCTTTAATCCTGAAAGTAAACAAAAACGACAGATTATACATTTCGACCACATCTTCCGAACAGGTGATAAAGTTATTCAGTTAGTCAATCAACCCGAAAAGCAAGTTTACAATGGGGATATTGGTGAGATCGTAGGAATTTTAAAAGGTTCCGAAACTGAATCGAAAAAAGACGAAATCGTCATTGATTACGATGGACTTGAAGTAAGATATACAAAACAAGATTTTAACCAAATTATGCACGCTTATGCTATTTCTATCCATAAGTCTCAAGGTAGTGAGTTCCCGATTGTTATTTTGCCAATTATTCGCTCATTTAAGCGAATGCTTGTTAAAAACCTATTATACACCGCGATTACACGGAGCAAATCCTCGTTGATCATCTGTGGTGAATATGAATATTTCCTACAGGGCGTCAAGACGGAGAATGCATTTGAAAGAAATACGAGTTTAGTCGAACGTTTACGGCACTTTATTGAAGGCGAGATGGGTGAAGAAGACGATGAGGAAGAAATTACGCCTTATGACTTCATGTAA